A window of the Rhea pennata isolate bPtePen1 chromosome 19, bPtePen1.pri, whole genome shotgun sequence genome harbors these coding sequences:
- the LOC134149159 gene encoding myosin-1B isoform X2, giving the protein MSTDAEMAIFGEAAPYLRKSEKERIEAQNRPFDAKSSVFVVHAKESYVKSKIQSKEGGKVTVKTEGGETLTVKEDQVFSMNPPKYDKIEDMAMMTHLHEPAVLYNLKERYAAWMIYTYSGLFCVTVNPYKWLPVYNPEVVLAYRGKKRQEAPPHIFSISDNAYQFMLTDRENQSVLITGESGAGKTVNTKRVIQYFATIAASGEKKKEEQPQQAGKMQGTLEDQIISANPLLEAFGNAKTVRNDNSSRFGKFIRIHFGATGKLASADIETYLLEKSRVTFQLKAERSYHIFYQIMSNKKPELIEMLLITTNPYDFPYVSQGEITVPSIDDQEELMATDSAIDILGFTPDEKVAIYKLTGAVMHYGNLKFKQKQREEQAEPDGTEVADKAAYLMGLNSADLLKALCYPRVKVGNEYVTKGQTVQQVYNSVGALAKSVFEKMFLWMVIRINQQLDTKQPRQYFIGVLDIAGFEIFDFNSLEQLCINFTNEKLQQFFNHHMFVLEQEEYKKEGIDWEFIDFGMDLAACIELIEKPMGIFSILEEECMFPKATDTSFKNKLYDQHLGKSNNFQKPKPSKGKVEAHFSLVHYAGTVDYNITGWLEKNKDPLNETVVGLYQKSSLKTLALLFASVGGAETESGGSGKKGSKKKGSSFQTVSALFRENLNKLMSNLRSTHPHFVRCLIPNETKTPGAMEHELVLHQLRCNGVLEGIRICRKGFPSRILYADFKQRYKVLNASAIPEGQFIDSKKASEKLLGSIDVDHTQYKFGHTKVFFKAGLLGLLEEMRDDKLAQLITRTQAICRGYLMRAEFKKMMERRESIFCIQYNVRSFMNVKHWPWMKLFFKIKPLLKSAESEKEMATMKEEFEKTKEELAKSEAKRKELEEKMVSLLQEKNDLQLQVQAEADGLADAEERCDQLIKTKIQLEAKIKELTERAEDEEEMNAELTAKKRKLEDECSELKKDIDDLELTLAKVEKEKHATENKVKNLTEEMAALDENIAKLTKEKKALQEAHQQTLDDLQAEEDKVNTLTKAKTKLEQQVDDLEGSLEQEKKLRMDLERAKRKLEGDLKLAHESTMDLENDKQQLDEKLKKKDFEISQIQSKIEDEQALGMQLQKKIKELQARIEELEEEIEAERASRAKAERQRADLSRELEEISERLEEAGGATAAQIEVNKKREAEFQKMRRDLEEATLQHEATAAALRKKHADSTAEFGEQIDNLQRVKQKLEKEKSELKMEIDDMASNMESVSKAKANLEKMCRTLEDQLSEIKTKEEEHQCTINDMSAQRARLQTEAGEYSRQVEEKDALISQLSRGKQAFTQQIEELKRHLEEEIKAKNALAHALQSARHDCDLLREQYEEELEAKGELQRTLSKANSEVAQWRTKYETDAIQRTEELEEAKKKLAQRLQEAEEHVEAVNAKCASLEKTKQRLQNEVEDLMIDVERSNAACAALDKKQKNFDKILAEWKQKYEETQAELEASQKESRSLSTELFKMKNAYEESLDHLETLKRENKNLQQEIGDLTEQIAEGGKAIHELEKVRKQIEQEKSEIQAALEETEASLEHEEGKIVRIQLELNQVKSEVDRKIAEKDEEIEQLKRNNLRTVESMQSTLDAEIRSRNDALRLKKKMEGDLNEIEIQLSHANRQAAEAQKNLRNTQAVLKDTQIHLDDALRTQEDLKEQVAMVERRASIMQTEIEELRAALEQTERGRKVAEQELMDASERVQLLHTQNTSLINTKKKLEMDISQIQSEMEETVQEARNAEEKAKKAITDAAMMAEELKKEQDTSAHLERMKKNLEQTVKDLQHRLDEAEQLALKGGKKQLQKLEARVRELEGEVDSEQKRSAEAVKGVRKYERRVKELTYQSEEDRKNVLRLQELVDKLQMKVKSYKRQAEEAEELSNVNLTKFRKIQHELEEAEERADIAESQVNKLRAKSREMGKKTESEE; this is encoded by the exons ATGTCTACAGATGCTGAGATGGCCATCTTTGGGGAGGCAGCTCCTTACCTCCGAAAGTCTGAAAAGGAGAGAATTGAGGCCCAGAACAGACCTTTTGATGCCAAATCATCAGTCTTTGTGGTACATGCTAAGGAATCCTatgtgaaaagcaaaatccagagcaaagaaggaggaaaggtCACTGTCAAGACTGAAGGTGGAGAA ACTCTGACTGTGAAGGAAGATCAGGTCTTCTCCATGAACCCTCCCAAATATGATAAAATTGAGGACATGGCCATGATGACCCACCTCCATGAACCTGCTGTGCTGTATAACCTCAAAGAGCGTTATGCAGCCTGGATGATCTAC ACCTACTCGGGTCTCTTCTGTGTCACTGTCAACCCCTACAAGTGGCTGCCAGTGTACAACCCGGAGGTGGTGTTGGCCTACCGAGGCAAAAAGCGCCAGGAGGCCCCTCCCCACATCTTCTCCATCTCTGACAACGCCTATCAGTTCATGTTAACTG ATCGTGAGAATCAGTCAGTCCTGATCAC CGGAGAATCCGGTGCAGGGAAGACTGTGAACACAAAGCGTGTCATCCAGTACTTTGCAACAATTGCAGCTAGCggggagaagaagaaggaggaacAGCCACAGCAGGCAGGAAAAATGCAG GGGACGCTTGAGGATCAAATCATCAGTGCCAACCCACTGCTGGAAGCTTTTGGAAATGCCAAGACTGTGAGGAATGACAACTCCTCACgcttt GGTAAATTCATCAGAATCCATTTTGGTGCCACAGGAAAACTGGCTTCTGCTGATATTGAAACAT ATCTGCTGGAGAAGTCCAGAGTCACTTTCCAGCTCAAGGCGGAAAGAAGTTACCACATATTTTATCAAATCATGTCCAACAAGAAGCCAGAGCTGATtg aaatgcttctgaTTACAACCAATCCATATGATTTCCCATATGTAAGTCAAGGTGAGATTACTGTTCCCAGTATTGATGACCAGGAGGAGCTGATGGCCACAGAT AGTGCCATCGACATCCTGGGCTTCACTCCTGATGAAAAGGTGGCCATTTACAAGCTGACAGGGGCTGTCATGCACTATGGAAACCTGAAATTTAAGCAGAAACAACgagaggagcaggcagagccGGATGGCACTGAAG TTGCTGACAAGGCTGCTTACCTGATGGGTCTGAACTCAGCTGACCTGCTCAAGGCCCTGTGCTACCCACGAGTCAAGGTCGGGAACGAATATGTGACCAAAGGTCAAACTGTGCAGCAG GTATACAATTCAGTGGGTGCCCTGGCAAAATCTGTCTTTGAGAAGATGTTCTTGTGGATGGTTATTCGTATCAACCAACAGCTGGATACCAAGCAGCCCAGACAGTACTTCATTGGTGTTCTGGACATTGCTGGATTTGAAATCTTTGAT TTCAACAGCCTGGAGCAGCTGTGCATCAACTTCACCAATGAGAAACTGCAACAGTTTTTCAACCACCACATGTTTGTACTGGAGCAGGAGGAGTACAAGAAGGAAGGAATTGATTGGGAGTTCATTGACTTTGGGATGGACCTGGCTGCCTGTATTGAGCTCATTGAGAAG CCCATGGGCATCTTCTCCATCCTGGAAGAGGAGTGCATGTTCCCCAAGGCAACTGACACCTCTTTCAAGAACAAGCTCTATGACCAGCATCTGGGCAAGTCCAACAACTTCCAGAAGCCCAAGCCTTCCAAAGGCAAGGTTGAAGCCCACTTCTCCCTGGTGCACTATGCTGGCACAGTGGACTACAACATCACTGGCTGGCTTGAGAAGAACAAGGACCCCCTGAATGAAACTGTTGTGGGGCTGTACCAGAAATCATCTCTGAAGACACTTGCCTTACTCTTTGCCTCTGTTGGTGGGGCAGAAACAG AGAGTGGCGGCAGTGGCAAGAAGGGCAGCAAGAAGAAGGGTTCTTCTTTCCAGACTGTGTCAGCTCTTTTCCGG GAAAATTTAAACAAGTTGATGAGCAATCTGCGAAGTACACACCCCCATTTTGTGCGATGCCTCATTcccaatgaaacaaaaacacctG GGGCCATGGAGCATGAACTGGTGCTGCACCAGCTGCGATGTAATGGTGTGCTGGAAGGGATCAGAATTTGCAGGAAAGGATTCCCCAGCAGAATCCTCTATGCAGACTTTAAACAAAG GTACAAGGTGCTTAATGCAAGTGCTATCCCAGAGGGACAGTTCATTGACAGCAAGAAAGCTTCTGAGAAGCTCCTTGGCTCTATCGATGTGGACCACACCCAGTATAAATTTGGTCACACCAAG GTGTTCTTCAAAGCTGGGCTACTGGGACTCCTGGAGGAGATGAGAGATGACAAACTGGCACAGCTCATCACTCGTACTCAAGCCATTTGTAGGGGGTACCTGATGAGAGCGGAGTTCAAGAAGATGATGGAGAGAAG GGAATCCATCTTCTGCATCCAGTACAATGTTCGTTCATTCATGAACGTCAAGCACTGGCCGTGGATGAAGCTGTTCTTCAAGATCAAACCCTTGCTGAAGAGTGCAGAATCTGAGAAGGAAATGGCCACCATGAAGGAAGAATTCGAGAAAACCAAGGAAGAGCTTGCAAAGTCtgaggcaaagaggaaggagctggaggagaaaatGGTGTCCctcctgcaggagaaaaatgacCTGCAGCTCCAAGTGCAGGCT GAAGCTGATGGTTTGGCTGACGCAGAGGAAAGATGTGACCAGCTGATCAAAACCAAAATTCAGTTGGAAGCTAAAATCAAGGAGCTAACAGAGAGagcagaagatgaagaagagaTGAATGCTGAGCTGACAGCCAAGAAGAGGAAACTGGAGGACGAATGCtcagagctgaagaaagatATTGATGACCTGGAGTTAACGCTGGCCAAAgttgagaaggaaaaacatgccACCGAAAACAAG GTCAAAAACCTCACTGAGGAGATGGCGGCCCTGGACGAGAACATTGCCAAGctgacaaaagagaagaaagcccTCCAAGAGGCCCACCAGCAGACTCTGGATGAcctgcaggcagaagaggaCAAAGTCAATACGCTGACCAAAGCCAAAACCAAGCTGGAGCAGCAAGTGGACGAT CTCGAAGGGTCCCTGGAGCAAGAGAAGAAACTGCGCATGGACCTTGAGAGAGCCAAGAGGAAACTCGAGGGAGACCTGAAGCTGGCCCATGAATCCACAATGGATTTGGAAAATGATAAGCAGCAGCTGGATGAGAAACTGAAGAA GAAAGACTTTGAAATCAGCCAGATCCAGAGCAAAATTGAGGATGAGCAAGCCCTGGGCATGCAATTACAGAAGAAGATCAAGGAGCTGCAG GCCCGAATTGAGGAACTGGAGGAGGAAATTGAGGCAGAACGTGCTTCTCGGGccaaagcagaaagacagagagCGGACCTCTccagggagctggaggagatCAGTGAGCGCCTGGAAGAAGCAGGGGGAGCTACAGCAGCTCAGATTGAGGTGAACAAGAAGCGTGAGGCAGAATTTCAGAAGATGCGCCGGGACCTGGAGGAGGCCACTCTGCAGCATGAAgccacagctgctgccctgcgGAAGAAGCATGCGGACAGCACAGCGGAGTTCGGGGAGCAAATAGACAACCTTCAGCGCGTCaagcagaagctggagaaggagaagagtgAGCTGAAGATGGAGATTGATGACATGGCCAGTAACATGGAGTCTGTCTCCAAAGCCAAG GCCAATCTAGAGAAGATGTGTCGCACTCTGGAAGATCAGCTAAGTGAGATTAAGACAAAGGAGGAGGAGCATCAGTGCACAATTAATGACATGAGTGCTCAGAGAGCAAGGCTACAAACAGAGGCTG GTGAATATTCACGCCAGGTGGAGGAGAAAGATGCTCTGATTTCTCAGCTGTCAAGAGGCAAGCAGGCATTCACCCAACAAATTGAAGAACTCAAGAGGCatttagaggaagaaataaag GCCAAGAATGCCCTGGCCCACGCCTTGCAGTCTGCACGCCATGACTGTGACTTGCTCCGGGAGCAATAtgaggaggagctggaagcCAAGGGTGAGCTTCAGCGCACCTTGTCCAAGGCCAACAGTGAAGTGGCCCAGTGGAGAACCAAATACGAGACGGACGCCATTCAGCGCACGGAGGAACTAGAGGAGGCCAA GAAGAAGCTGGCACAGCGcctgcaggaagcagaggagcacGTTGAAGCCGTGAATGCGAAATGTGCCTCCCTGGAAAAGACAAAGCAGCGGCTGCAGAATGAAGTGGAGGACCTGATGATAGATGTGGAGAGGTCAAATGCTGCTTGCGCAGCTCTGgacaagaagcagaagaattttGACAAG ATCCTGGCAGAGTGGAAGCAGAAGTATGAGGAAACGCAGGCTGAGCTGGAAGCCTCCCAGAAGGAGTCTCGCTCTCTCAGCACAGAGCTGTTTAAGATGAAGAATGCCTACGAGGAGTCTTTGGACCACCTGGAAACCCTGAAGCGCGAGAACAAGAACTTGCAGC AGGAGATTGGTGACCTCACGGAGCAGATtgcagagggaggaaaggcCATTCACGAGCTGGAGAAAGTGAGGAAGCAGATTGAGCAGGAGAAATCTGAAATCCAGGCTGCTCTGGAGGAAACTGAG GCCTCCCTGGAACATGAAGAGGGGAAGATAGTTCGCATCCAGCTGGAGCTCAACCAGGTGAAGTCTGAAGTTGACAGGAAGATAGcagaaaaagatgaggaaattgagcagctgaagagaaataatCTCCGAACTGTGGAGTCCATGCAAAGCACCTTGGATGCTGAGATAAGGAGCAGAAATGATGCCCTGCGGCTGAAGAAGAAGATGGAGGGAGATCTGAATGAAATAGAGATCCAGCTGAGCCATGCCAATCGCCAGGCAGCAGAGGCACAAAAGAACCTGAGAAACACACAGGCAGTGCTGAAG GATACCCAGATACATTTGGATGATGCTCTCAGGACACAGGAGGACCTGAAGGAGCAGGTGGCCATGGTGGAGCGCAGAGCAAGCATTATGCAGACTGAAATTGAGGAGCTACGGGCAGCCCTGGAACAgacagagaggggaagaaaggtgGCTGAGCAGGAATTAATGGATGCAAGTGAGCGTGTGCAGCTTCTCCATACCCAG AACACCAGCTTGATCAACACCAAGAAGAAGTTGGAAATGGATATTTCCCAAATCCAGAGTGAAATGGAGGAGACAGTCCAGGAAGCCCGCAATGCTGAAGAGAAGGCCAAGAAGGCCATCACAGAT GCGGCCATGAtggcagaagagctgaagaagGAGCAGGACACCAGCGCCCACCTGGAGAGGATGAAGAAGAACTTGGAGCAGACAGTGAAGGACCTGCAGCACCGTCTGGATGAGGCTGAGCAGCTGGCACTGAAAGGAGGCAAGAAGCAACTCCAGAAGCTGGAAGCCAGG GTGCGGGAACTGGAAGGGGAGGTTGATTCTGAGCAGAAGCGCAGCGCTGAAGCCGTGAAGGGTGTGCGCAAATACGAGAGGAGGGTGAAGGAGCTGACCTACCAG TCTGAGGAAGACAGGAAGAATGTTCTCagactgcaggagctggtggACAAGCTGCAAATGAAAGTGAAATCCTACAAAAGACAAGCTGAGGAAGCT GAGGAGCTGTCCAATGTCAATCTCACAAAGTTTCGCAAGATCCAACATGAACTGGAGGAAGCTGAGGAGCGGGCTGACATTGCAGAGTCGCAGGTCAACAAGCTCCGAGCAAAAAGCCGGGAAATGGGCAAGAAGACAGAAAGTGAAGAGTAA